The stretch of DNA TGATGTAAATTTTGGCGGCGACGTGCCAACCAGGACAGAGGCAAACGCGGCGGTGAGCGTTCCGCAATCCGCTGTGCAATTGATCGGCACGAAGCCGGTGGTGTTCGTTGCCACGGCAGAGGCGGGCGGCTTTGCCCAACGTGCGGTTCAGGCTGGCCCGGCGGTGAATGGCGTCGTGCCGGTCTTCGATGGTCTTAGTCTCAACGACCGCGTGGTGACGGAAGGCAGTTTTTTGCTGCGCGCGGAAAGCTTGAAACTCGATCCGGCCCAGACGCGCGAGGCTGCGCCGGAACAGCGTGCGCGGGCTGACCAGCACAAGGCAGCGCCAGCAGACAAGGCGGCCACGGCGGCGGAAATCCAAACGGCCACGGTCGTTTTGAATGAGAAAGGTTACCAGCCGGGCACCCTGCGGTTACGTCCCGGCATCCGAGCGCGCGTCACGTTCCTGCGCAAAGTCGAGGCGACCTGCGGCACCGAAATCGTGCTGGCGGATTACGGCATCAAACGCGCACTGCCTTTGGGCCAGCCGGTGACCATCGAATTCACGCCGGCCAAACCCGGCGAATTCAAATTTTCGTGCGGGATGGATATGTTGCAGGGCAGCATTGTGGTGAAGTGATCCGGCTGCGTTTTTTATGAGTGGAGCTTACGAAGGACGTTGCCACAGAGGCACAGAGACACCGAGAAAAGACTTTGAGACCAGCGCACTATTTTCCCCTCTGTGCCTCTGTGCCTCTGTGGCAATGCCTTCCAAAGCTTTTGCGCTTTAATGAAAAGTCTACGAGAGGCAAGTTGAGTGGATGGAAAAACGAAGCGGTTTGGCTTATGCTGACGCCGCTTTTTGAGCGCCCACAAGGCGTTTGGGTTTGCTGCCACTTGCGGATCCCCGCTTTCCCAAGCTTCCCCTGACCCAAGCTTCCCCTGAATTGATGCGCCCGACCGAGCAAGTCAACCAAACATGATCCCGCATTTCCGGAGGAATTATTTCAGTGCAATCCACTGCCAAAGCGAAAGCCGCCAAATCGGCTGAGTCCGTCAAGTTTGCCGCGTTAGATCAGCGCGAAATCAGCGCCGTCACGCCGAGTTGGCTGTTACGTTACGCCGTTGTGGTGTGCGGCGCGTCGGTGATGGTGGTGGAAATTTTAGGCTCGCGCATCTTGGCCCCCACCTTCGGCACGACGCTGCACGTCTGGAGCGCGTTGATCACGGTGACGCTGGCGGCGCTGGCGCTGGGTTATTCCTTTGGCGGACGGCTGGCCGACGACAAACCTGGATTGCGCACCTTGATGATCGTGATCGGGATTTCGGCGGGGACGCTGTTGCTGTCTGACCTGCTCACCGCGCCCGTCTTGCGTTTTGCCTATGGCGGCGGAATGGTTATCGGGACGTTTGTGGCCGCTGTCTTGCTCTTTCTGCCGACGCTGTTTTTGCTAGGGATGGTTTCGCCGATGGCCGTGCGCGCGGCAGCCGATCAGAACCATTTGGGCCAGAGCGTGGGGAACCTGTATGCGCTCTCGACGGTCGGTTCGGTCGCGGGCAGTTTGGCCGTGTCGTTATTGCTGATTCCGCGGCTCAACGTGCACACAGCGGTGATTTTGACGGCGGTGGCGCTGGGCAGCGTGCCGCTGTGGTATTTGCTGAGCGGCGCGAAAAAACAAATGGGCGTTTTGCTGTTGATGGGCCTGGCGCTGGGCGGTGTTGCCACCAAAGTCCTGGGCGAAGACGCCGACCGCACGATCTATTACAAGGGCCGCCCCTTTCCGGTCACGGCGCGCGAACCGTCGTCGTATGGCGATCTGGTCGTGAGCGATCATCAGGGTACCAAGTATTTATTTCTGAATGGCGTGCAGCAGGGTTCGTTGCGTGGTGACAATTCGGGCGCGCGTTATGCCTATGGTTTGGAGCGGCTGGCGACGGTCAACGGGGTGCCCAAAAACATGCTGGTCTGGGGCCTGGGCGCGGGCGTCTATGCGCGCAAGATGGCCGAGGCAGGCACGCAGGTCACGGTGCTCGAGATTGACCCGGCTTCGGAAAAAATCGCGCGCGAACATTTTGGCTTGCCAGCATCAGTCAAAGTCATCATCGGCGACGCGCGGACAGAGACGTTGCGGCTGAATGAAAAATACGAAGTCATCGTGCTGGACGCCTTCAGCGGCGACACGCCGCCCTTTCACCTGTTGACCAAAGAAGCGTTTGAAAGTTTGCGCACACGCCTCGCGCCCAACGGCTTGATCCTCGCCAACATCGTCGGCGCGGCACAGGGCGAAGGCTCGCGCGTCGTGGCCTCGGTGGTCAAAACGCTGGCGGCGACGTTTGGGAACGTGAGCGTCTTTGCGCCCAATCGCAAACTGGATGCGCGCGACGATCCCAACTATGTTTCGACCATGTTCCTGGTCACAGGCGCATTGCCCGCCCAGGCGGCGGCGTTCCCGTTACCGGTGCCGAAGGAAATGCAAAGTTATTTAGACAGCGTGCTCACGGCGCGCATCAACGATGTGACGCAAGAGGGCGCGGTGCTGTTGACCGATGCTTACGCGCCGTTAGAGGCGTGGTCAGACGCGGCGGTCAGAGCGATGCGTTAAAGCAGGCAGAACTTACGCAAGGATTTGCCACAGAGGCACGGAGACACAGAGGAAGACCGCGATCTGCGGCAGAACTGTAACAAAGCTCTGTGGCTCTGTGGCTCTGTGGCTCTGTGGCTCTGTGGCTCTGTGGCTCTGTGGCTGATTTGGTTGTGTTCAAGGTGCCCCGAAATAAAACGATTGCTTGCGGCCCAATCGCCCTCGCGCGGTTGGGTGCGAACTGGAAGGGTTGGCGAATGAAAAGAACACGTTTTTCATCTTTGTTATTGCTGGTGACTTGTTTGGTGCTGGTGGGTGGCTTCCTGGGCGACATGCGTTCGACCGCGCATTCCAGCGCGTCTTATAGCGCCGTGCCTGCCGCCGCGTTGAACAAGCTGGCGCCCTGGGTGCTGGCGCATTCGACGCAGGGCGCTGAGATCGAATTTCTGGTCGTGCTCAAAGACCAAGCCGATTTGAGCGGCGCGGCGCAGCAGACGACCAAACTGGAAAAAGGCCGCTTTGTGCGTGAGACGCTGTGGGCCAAGGCGCAGACGGCACAGGCGCCGTTGGTTGGCTGGTTGAAAGAGCGCAACCTGTCTTACCGGTCGTTTTACATCATCAATGCGCTGTGGGTGAAAGGCACGCGGGCCGTGGCGGTTGAAATCGCCGCTCGCCCCGAAGTCGCCCGCGTCGAAGGCAATCCCTTGTTAAGCGGCCTCAGTCCCATCGAACGCGAAGCCCAACCTGATGACAATCAGCGGCTAATGGCTGAGTTGAGTGTCGAACCTGGTGTCAGCGCGATTCGCGCGACCGAGTTGTGGGCTTTGGGGTTCAACGGGCAAGGCATCGTCGTTGGCGGACAGGACACCGGCGTGGAATGGACGCATCCGACCTTGCGGCTGCGCTATCGCGGCTCGGCCAGTCCGGTGGTCAGTCACGATTACAACTGGCACGATTCGGTGCACACGGGCGGTGGCGCTTGCGGCCCTGATTCACCCATGCCTTGCGACGATCACAATCACGGCACGCACACCTTGGGAACCACCGTCGGTACGGATGGCGACGCCAATCAAATCGGCGTCGCACCGGGCGCGCAATTCGTGGCCTGCCGCAATATGGATCGCGGCAACGGCACGCCCGCGACCTATCTGGAATGCTTTGAATTCATGCTCGCGCCCTATCCGGTCAATGGCACTCCTGCGCAAGGCGATCCGAGCAAGGCGCCTGATTTGACGGTGAATTCGTGGACGTGCCCGGCGTCGGAAGGCTGCGCGCCCGATACGTTGCGGCTAGCCGTCGAGGCGCAACGCGCGGCGGGCATTTTCACCGTCGTTTCCGCCGGGAATAGCGGCCCCAGTTGCGCGACGATCAGCGAACCGCCGGGCCATTACGCGGCGGTTTATTCGGTGGGCGCGTTTGATGCGCGGACGGGCATCATCGCCAATTTCAGCAGCCGTGGCCCGATCCTGGTGGATAACAGCGGGCGCGGCAAACCGGACATCGCCGCGCCCGGCGTGGCGGTGCGTTCGGCGATTCGGGGCGGCCTTTACGCCAGCTTCAATGGGACTTCGATGGCTGGGCCGCACGTGGCGGGCGCGATTGCCGTGTTATGGTCGGCGCGGCCTGAGTTGAAAAATCAATTGGCCTTGACCGAGGGTTTGCTGAACGAATCCGCCGTGCGCGTGGACGCGAACACTTGCGGCGGCAACGGCGCGCAAAACAATGTGTATGGTAATGGGCGGTTGGATGTGAAAGCCGCCTATGATCTGGCGCTGGCCGATGTCTCGCCTTTGTCCGACACGATCAGCTTTCGCGGTGGCAACGGGAAAATCCAAGTCAAAGCCCTACCCGATCTGAAATGGCGCGCCGTCAGTAACACGCCGTGGATCACGTTCACCGGCAGCAGCGCAAATTTCACGGGCAGTGACAACGCGCAATTCACGGTGGCCGAAAACAACAGCCCTGAGCCGCGCAGCGGGATGATTTTGGTCGCGGGCCGCCCGATCACGATTACGCAATCGGGCACGGCGCCTTTCGCCGTGGCCGGGCGCGTCGTGGCGCAAGACGGCACGCCCGTGGCGCGCGCGACGATCTTGTTCACCCACGTCAAAGATGGCGCACCGGGGCCGGCTTCCGTCCTTACCGACGACGAGGGGCGTTGGAGCCGGGCCGGTTTTGAACCGGGCGTGACGTACCGCGTGCGTCCGTCCAAGGGCCGCCAGTCGTTCGAGCCGAATGCGCTTGATTTTGCCGCGCCGGTGACGAACCTCAATTTCACCGCCATCAATCGCCGCATCATCTTCGGCGCGCAGTAGCCGTGATGATTTGCTGAAATGGAAACCGTGCTGACGACTTCGCCGCCACTGGCCGCCCAATTCATACGGCGCGGCGAAGTCGTCGCCTTTCCGACCGAGACTGTCTATGGTCTCGGCGCCAATGTTTTTGACGAAGCGGCCATCCGCAAAATTTTCCAGGCCAAAGGCCGCCCGACCGACAACCCGCTCATCGCCCACGTCGCCAATCTGGCACAGCTTCAAACGCTAACCACGCACTTGCCCGCAAACGCCGCGCAACTCATCGCCGCCTTTTTCCCCGGCCCGCTGACACTGGTGTTGCCCAAACATCCGGATGTATCGTTGCTGGCGACAGCCGGTTTGCCAACCATCGGCGTGCGCATGCCGCGTCACGCGCTGGCACTCGAATTCATCACCGCCTGCGGGGTGCCGCTGGTCGCGCCCTCGGCCAATCTTTCTGGCCGGCCCAGCCCTACGACCTGGCAAGCCGTGCAAGCCGATTTGGACGGGCGTATCGCCTGCATCCTGCAAGGTGAGCAGGCCGAAGTGGGGCTGGAATCCACGGTCGTAGATTGCACGGGCAATGCGCCGGTTGTTTTGCGCGCCGGGGCCTTGACGTTGGAACAATTGCAAACCGTGCTTCCCGCCAGCCGTTTGGCGAGTCAGCACGACGTTGCCGTGCCGAAAAGCCCCGGACTGAAATATCGGCATTATTCGCCGCAGGCGCGCGTCGTGCTGATTGATAACGTGGCCGGGCTGAGCGCCAGCTTGGCCGCAGCGTTTATTGGCTTAAACGCGCCGCCCCGCAGGGACGAATTTCGCTGCCTTAAGCTTTGCGCCAACGTGGCCGAATATGCGCACGAGGTATTCAGCTTTTTTCGGGTTTGCGATGCAGCGGGCGTGCGGGAAATTTATTGTGAGGTCGTCGAAGAGCGCGGCTTGGGGCTGGCCTTAATGGATCGCCTCAAACGCGCGGCCCAGAATGTGGCGCCAGCTTAGGCCAAAAAAATAACCCTTGGCCTGGCGCAAGGGTTATCTCAATTTCAGTTTTATGGCGGCTCTGCCTTACCACTGCAAGACCATCAAGATCCATAACAGCGGCAAGTAAATGACCGAAGCTTTCAGCAACCGCAAGGCATTCTCGCGGGTCAATTCCTGAGCCGCTGCAAAACTTGCGCGCAGCAAGTAAACGCCCAGCAGCAAGGCGCCCGCCAAATAAACAGGCCCGGAAAGACGCAACAACGTCGGCAACAAGCTGATCGGCAGCAACGCCAGCGAATAACCCACAATCTCGCGCGCCACGGCTTTGCCATCCGGGCTGACCACGGGCAGCATGCGAATACCCGCCTGCGCATAATCATCGCGATATAACGTGGCAATGGCGTGAAAATGCGGAAATTGCCAGAGGAAAAGAATGCCGAACAGCACCAGCGTTTCGACGCCAACCGCATTGCGCGCCGCCGTCCAGCCCAACACCGGCGGCAAGGCACCGGGGAAGGCTCCGATGAACGTGCACCACGTCGTGCGCGTCTTGAGCGGCGTGTAAAGGAAAAGGTAGCTCGCAAATGCCGCCAAGCCCCAATACGCCGTGAGCGGGTTAATGAAATAGGCCAGATAGATTTCGGCCAGCAGGGAGATAGCCAGTCCAAACCAGAGCGCTTTGACCGGCGCGATCAGGCCCGCCGGTAAAGGCCGTCCTTGCGTGCGCGGCATCCGCGCGTCCAACGCGCGTTCCCAGTATTGATTCAGCGTGGAGGTGCCGCTGACCAACAGGCCGACACCCAAAGCGACGTGCAGCAGACCGGTCACGTTGACCGCGCTGACCGAACCGAGTGTATAACCAGCCAGGGCGGAGAGCGTGACCAAAAACGTAATGCGCGGCTTGGTCAGCGCGCAATATGCAGAGAGCTTGCCACTCCAACGCGGCGCGGGCGCTTGACGCAGCTTCGCCGGAACCGCAGCCGGTTCGACCCCGAACTCCACACCAGCAGGCGTGGCGGGCGTTAATACTTCCATTACACAACCTTTCAAGATGATGAAAAATGAAGGTGACAGCACTTAAGTCGCGGCCAAGATAGCAAAGCGGTTGTGCTTTTCCAAACGGCGTGTTCAGGCCACGGGCGCTGGCTTGGCCTGAAGTAGGGCAGGCGGCAACTTGAAGCGTGCGGATTGTTGACTTGACAGTCTTTGCGGCGGCTCCCTATACTCCGCGACTTGCAAACGCCCGGTCAGTCTCGTCTGTGGCGCACATCATTAAGTTCTGAAGAGAGTTTTCAAGGAGAGTTTCGAGTTATGCCGAATCATAAGTCTGCTGAAAAGCGCGACCGCCAGAATGCGCGCCGCAATGTCATCAATACCGCCAGCCGCACGCGCTTGCGTTCCAATATCAAAAAGATTCGCACGGCCCTGGCCGCCGGCAAGAAAGACGAAGCCCAGGCCTTGCTGCCCGCCATCGTTTCTGTGATTGACAAGTCAGTGCAAAAAGGCGTCCTGCACAAGAACGCCGCCGCCCGGCACAAAGCGCGCCTGACCGGCCACGTCAACGCATTGCTGGCCAAGTAAGAGCCGCAGCGCACAAGACATTCAGACCACAGTGAAGTTCGCCAACAGCCTGATTCGCAGCGGCGGGTCAGGCTGTTGCTTTGTACAGTACCGCGCGCGTGAGCAAGCGGAGCGTGTTGGTTGTCTCAACCGGTTTAGAGCTGAAGCTTCCGCTTGCGCGCGCGCGCGGTACCGCATTCAATTCAGTTGCGCCCGGCGTTGTTTCAAACCGGCGATTTTCTCTTTGATTTTTGCCGCGTCTTTGGCGTCCGGCGCGCGTCGCAGGTAGGTTTCCAGGTCGGCCAGCGCGGGGGTCAAGCGTTCCAGCGCGGCATAAATCAAGCCGCGATCCCGCACTTCATTGAGCGCGTCGGGTGTGATGAGCAGGGCGCGTTCGATCACGCCGAGCGTTTTGTGGTGATCGGCGGCGCGGGCGTAAATGCCTTTCAGGTTTTGCAGCATGCGCGTGAGGATTTGTTTTTTGCTGACGGCGGTTAGGAACGAGCGTTCAAAGACGACGCTGCCCTGGTACATCTGCAAGACCATCTGGAAGCAATCCGCTTCTGACAAGAGCCGCCCGCCGTGAAAGGGGTCAAGCAAGATTTCATCGTCTTCAGCCTGATACTTGACCAGGAAATGGCCGGGCATGCCGACGCCCAACACGCGCAGTCCCAGGCGGCGCGCCACTTCCATGTAAACCACTGAAAGCGTGATCGGAATGCCGCTGCGCCGTTCGAGCACATCACTGAGAAAGCTGTTGCGCGCGTCGAAATAATTTTCGGTATTGCCGCGAAAGCCCAATTCGTCAAAAAGCACATCGTTTAGCCGCAAGAGCCGGGTGATGGGCGAGGCATGGGTGTCATCATTGCTGCGCGCCCGGGCCGCGAAATCGTCGAGTTGGGCCAGGTAAGGTTCAAGTTCCAGTTGCGGATATTCTTCCGCCGCGAGCAGCAACGCGGCGCGGTCAAGTTCCAGTTCGTCTTCGTTGCGCGCCACTTGCAGGGCGAATTGCGCGCGGGCTTCTGTGGTTTTCATGGCGGGCGAAGTTTAACACAACGCCCTGGCTGTGCAGTCGCCACAGGTTTGCTCTTCACTTTCAATGGTGCTCAGCACAAAATGCCGAATCGTTATGACAGGACTCACTACACAGCAATTACAGGCGTATGACCGCGACGGCTTTCTGGTGCTGGAAGGTTTTGCCAGCCGCGCCGCGTGCGAACGGTTGCGCGCCCGCGCCCGGCAACTGGTGGCGGATTTTGATCCAGCCGGCGTCATTTCGATCTTTTCGACGCGCGAACAGACGCGTACCAGCGACGAATACTTTTTGACCTCCGGCGATCAAGTGCGCTTTTTCTTTGAGGAAGAAGCCTTTGACGCCGCGGGCCAGTTGCGTCAAAGCAAAGAGCATTCAATCAACAAAATCGGCCACGCGCTGCACGACCTCGATCCCGTGTTTGCTGAATTTTCGCGGCAACCTGGGTTGGCTGCGGTTGCGCGCGACTTGGGTTACCAACAGCCGTTGTTGCTCCAATCAATGTATATCTTCAAACAGCCCAACATCGGCGGCGAAGTCGTTTGTCATCAGGATGCGACGTTCCTCTATACCGAACCGCTCAGCGTGACCGGTTTCTGGTTCGCGCTCGAAGACGCGACGCAAGCGAACGGCTGTCTGTGGGCGCTGCCGGGCGGGCACAAACTGGGATTGAAAAAACGCTTCGGACGCGACGGCCAGAGTGGAACCAAGTTTGAAGCTTTGGATGACACCCCCTTCCCGCCAGACGGCTTGGCGCCGTTGGAAGCGCCTCAGGGTACGCTGATTATCTTGCACGGCTTATTGCCGCATCTGAGCTATACGAACCGTTCGCCGCATTCGCGCCACGCCTACACGCTGCATTTGGTGGACGGCGCGTGTGCTTATCCGGCGGACAACTGGTTGCAACGCGCGCC from Acidobacteriota bacterium encodes:
- a CDS encoding fused MFS/spermidine synthase, whose protein sequence is MQSTAKAKAAKSAESVKFAALDQREISAVTPSWLLRYAVVVCGASVMVVEILGSRILAPTFGTTLHVWSALITVTLAALALGYSFGGRLADDKPGLRTLMIVIGISAGTLLLSDLLTAPVLRFAYGGGMVIGTFVAAVLLFLPTLFLLGMVSPMAVRAAADQNHLGQSVGNLYALSTVGSVAGSLAVSLLLIPRLNVHTAVILTAVALGSVPLWYLLSGAKKQMGVLLLMGLALGGVATKVLGEDADRTIYYKGRPFPVTAREPSSYGDLVVSDHQGTKYLFLNGVQQGSLRGDNSGARYAYGLERLATVNGVPKNMLVWGLGAGVYARKMAEAGTQVTVLEIDPASEKIAREHFGLPASVKVIIGDARTETLRLNEKYEVIVLDAFSGDTPPFHLLTKEAFESLRTRLAPNGLILANIVGAAQGEGSRVVASVVKTLAATFGNVSVFAPNRKLDARDDPNYVSTMFLVTGALPAQAAAFPLPVPKEMQSYLDSVLTARINDVTQEGAVLLTDAYAPLEAWSDAAVRAMR
- a CDS encoding S8 family serine peptidase; this translates as MKRTRFSSLLLLVTCLVLVGGFLGDMRSTAHSSASYSAVPAAALNKLAPWVLAHSTQGAEIEFLVVLKDQADLSGAAQQTTKLEKGRFVRETLWAKAQTAQAPLVGWLKERNLSYRSFYIINALWVKGTRAVAVEIAARPEVARVEGNPLLSGLSPIEREAQPDDNQRLMAELSVEPGVSAIRATELWALGFNGQGIVVGGQDTGVEWTHPTLRLRYRGSASPVVSHDYNWHDSVHTGGGACGPDSPMPCDDHNHGTHTLGTTVGTDGDANQIGVAPGAQFVACRNMDRGNGTPATYLECFEFMLAPYPVNGTPAQGDPSKAPDLTVNSWTCPASEGCAPDTLRLAVEAQRAAGIFTVVSAGNSGPSCATISEPPGHYAAVYSVGAFDARTGIIANFSSRGPILVDNSGRGKPDIAAPGVAVRSAIRGGLYASFNGTSMAGPHVAGAIAVLWSARPELKNQLALTEGLLNESAVRVDANTCGGNGAQNNVYGNGRLDVKAAYDLALADVSPLSDTISFRGGNGKIQVKALPDLKWRAVSNTPWITFTGSSANFTGSDNAQFTVAENNSPEPRSGMILVAGRPITITQSGTAPFAVAGRVVAQDGTPVARATILFTHVKDGAPGPASVLTDDEGRWSRAGFEPGVTYRVRPSKGRQSFEPNALDFAAPVTNLNFTAINRRIIFGAQ
- a CDS encoding threonylcarbamoyl-AMP synthase produces the protein METVLTTSPPLAAQFIRRGEVVAFPTETVYGLGANVFDEAAIRKIFQAKGRPTDNPLIAHVANLAQLQTLTTHLPANAAQLIAAFFPGPLTLVLPKHPDVSLLATAGLPTIGVRMPRHALALEFITACGVPLVAPSANLSGRPSPTTWQAVQADLDGRIACILQGEQAEVGLESTVVDCTGNAPVVLRAGALTLEQLQTVLPASRLASQHDVAVPKSPGLKYRHYSPQARVVLIDNVAGLSASLAAAFIGLNAPPRRDEFRCLKLCANVAEYAHEVFSFFRVCDAAGVREIYCEVVEERGLGLALMDRLKRAAQNVAPA
- the cyoE gene encoding protoheme IX farnesyltransferase, with the protein product MEVLTPATPAGVEFGVEPAAVPAKLRQAPAPRWSGKLSAYCALTKPRITFLVTLSALAGYTLGSVSAVNVTGLLHVALGVGLLVSGTSTLNQYWERALDARMPRTQGRPLPAGLIAPVKALWFGLAISLLAEIYLAYFINPLTAYWGLAAFASYLFLYTPLKTRTTWCTFIGAFPGALPPVLGWTAARNAVGVETLVLFGILFLWQFPHFHAIATLYRDDYAQAGIRMLPVVSPDGKAVAREIVGYSLALLPISLLPTLLRLSGPVYLAGALLLGVYLLRASFAAAQELTRENALRLLKASVIYLPLLWILMVLQW
- the rpsT gene encoding 30S ribosomal protein S20; amino-acid sequence: MPNHKSAEKRDRQNARRNVINTASRTRLRSNIKKIRTALAAGKKDEAQALLPAIVSVIDKSVQKGVLHKNAAARHKARLTGHVNALLAK
- a CDS encoding transglutaminase family protein, producing the protein MKTTEARAQFALQVARNEDELELDRAALLLAAEEYPQLELEPYLAQLDDFAARARSNDDTHASPITRLLRLNDVLFDELGFRGNTENYFDARNSFLSDVLERRSGIPITLSVVYMEVARRLGLRVLGVGMPGHFLVKYQAEDDEILLDPFHGGRLLSEADCFQMVLQMYQGSVVFERSFLTAVSKKQILTRMLQNLKGIYARAADHHKTLGVIERALLITPDALNEVRDRGLIYAALERLTPALADLETYLRRAPDAKDAAKIKEKIAGLKQRRAQLN
- a CDS encoding phytanoyl-CoA dioxygenase family protein; amino-acid sequence: MTGLTTQQLQAYDRDGFLVLEGFASRAACERLRARARQLVADFDPAGVISIFSTREQTRTSDEYFLTSGDQVRFFFEEEAFDAAGQLRQSKEHSINKIGHALHDLDPVFAEFSRQPGLAAVARDLGYQQPLLLQSMYIFKQPNIGGEVVCHQDATFLYTEPLSVTGFWFALEDATQANGCLWALPGGHKLGLKKRFGRDGQSGTKFEALDDTPFPPDGLAPLEAPQGTLIILHGLLPHLSYTNRSPHSRHAYTLHLVDGACAYPADNWLQRAPAFPARGF